Within the Rosa rugosa chromosome 2, drRosRugo1.1, whole genome shotgun sequence genome, the region TCCCTTCCGCCTCTTACTAATCATAATTTTTTAAATCACTTTGATAACAGGTAATTCAGTGAAGGAGTTTGTGGAAGCATGTAAGAAGGCGCAGGGGCTGATATAAAGGTTGAATATCTAGGTCGAAGGCCAGGGGATTATGCTTAAGTTTATAGTGATCCTTCCAATATAAGGGAAGAGTTAACCTGGACAGCTCAGCACACAGATCTTCAACAGAGCCTACAGATTGCATGGATatggcaacaaaaaaaaaaaaaaaaaaaacatttgaacgGTTATGGTTCTTTAAATATTATGGCTTGAGAAAATGTCAAAGATATTGAAGTGGAAAGAAATATGGTTTAGTGATGTTGCTCCATTGAGTTGAACATGCACATCTTTTACTTGGAGTCTTGTAGAAGTGCAATGGGGGCAACTAGAAAATCTCTCTCTTTGTTCATATCTAACACGATTAGGCCTGTGTGTATTTCTATTTCTCTACTTTGTTCATGCCCAAAAAGAAAGTGAGAGGTCGTGTAGATGATTTGAACAGAGAGTAATTTTTATTATAAAAGACATAATTAATGAGTATGTAATAACCAACATGTGTAAAGTATAAACATAAATGGCCATGTGGTAGTGATGCCATCCAATTTCAATATATTTTACATTTCATACGCCAAtcatgttaaatttataaaatTTGGCTAGAAATGGACTCTTCTCTTATTCTGGATTTTATTAAGTCTCCTTTGTTGGTCCCCTGACAACTTCGTATTATTAGCTGGCTCAATTGCTTATACTAGATTTCTCAAATGACTTTTCGTGTATCACATATTTTTCGCGAATGTAATAAGGTAGCTGATGCTATGACGAATTTATGGTACGACTTCTCCTAATATGGTATGGTGGGATGCTCctccattttttattttagcgCATTGTCAGAGTGACCAATTGGATATGCATTACAATTTCGATTACAATAgcttatttctttttgttatttttgtaGGAAGGTTTGGTTTCGTTCTCCTCCTAAGTTGCTACTTTTCTTCTTACTTtttaataaattcaaataaggggaagggctaaaaaaaaaaaaaagttatttatttatgtattttttgTTCCAGTATTTTCATGGAAAGCAATGTTGCACGGAGGTTATTTTCATACAGGCCTCCGAATTGTCAATGCACTAGTACTACAACCAAATTGAAGTCGcatataaacaaaaaaagaaaacaaaaaagagcaACTAAATTGCAGTAGTAAACTTACGAAACTTGGTCAACACACTACACAATAATAAAAACGAAACAGCAAAAATACATTTTTGGACCCAAGTATGGAGGGTGCAATTTTTTATAAGATCAAACTTTTGGTGCGAGATTTTGAAGCAATTACATGGAGGAAGATCTAGAGGAAATGAAACCAAACTGCTCATACAATAGCGAGGATGACACTCTTTTGTTGGGACGAGTAATTGGAAGGAGACTAGACCCACATTTGCTATATCGGTGATACCCTTTTTTACCACATCATAAAAAAAATCTTGAGGTAGACCTAGGCCCAGATTACCAACACGACCACCATGTAATTGaacattattaatgaagttctttcattcaataaaaaaaaaataaacaaacgcGCGAGTTGAAATCATTCAACATTTTGTAACGCAGTTCTGATTGGAATTGGCCAAGACCAATGAGTTGAAGTAATTCCACAGTTCAAATGAGATCTCATTAGTTTGTTAAGGATAGAGCTAACTAAGCCATGCAGTTTCTCCCAAAACCTGAGTTGCAATTCATTGCTCTCACCCAACAGTCTTTAACATTCATTGCTTTTTCAACCAACACCGTCATTCATTGCTCTTCACCAAACTCTATGATTTCACTTTCTGTTATTATGATAGTGGAGAACAGAACACACTCTCACTAGCTAGATTAATTTGGGTACTGTTGTAGGGATTATAAATTAACCAGCAAATAAAGTTGATCATCTCCAACTCCAGGAGGTAGCTAGAGGGAAAAAAGAGCTAGCTCTAAGTCAGTGAAGACCATATTAGCAACAAGAAAATGAAAGTAATAGTAGTAACAAGTCCAGGTGGTCCGGATGTTCTCAAAGAAATCGGAGTGTTAGCAGGGATAGACTTAATAAAATCCAGAATAAGAGAAGAGTCGATTTCTAGCCAAATTTTGTAAATTTAACATGATTGACGAATGAAATGTAAAATATATTGAAATTTGACGGCATCACTACCTCATGGCCATTTATGTTTATACTTTACACATGTTGGTTATTACAAACTCATTAATTATGTCTTTTATAATAAAAATTACTCTCTGTTCAAATCATCTACACGACCTCTCACTTTCTTTTTGGGCATGAACAAAGTAGAGAAATAGAAATACACACAGGCCTAATCGTGTTAGATATGAACAAAGAGAGAGATTTTCTAGTTGCCCCCATTGCACTTCTACAAGACTCCAAGTAAAAGATGTGCATGTTCAACTCAATGGAGCAACATCACTAAACCATATTTCTTTCCACTTCAATATCTTTGACATTTTCTCAAGCCATAATATTTAAAGAACCATAACcgttcaaatgtttttttttttttttttttgttgccatATCCATGCAATCTGTAGGCTCTGTTGAAGATCTGTGTGCTGAGCTGTCCAGGTTAACTCTTCCCTTATATTGGAAGGATCACTATAAACTTAAGCATAATCCCCTGGCCTTCGACCTAGATATTCAACCTTTATATCAGCCCCTGCGCCTTCTTACATGCTTCCACAAACTCCTTCACTGAATTACCTGTTATCAAAGTGATTTAAAAAATTATGATTAGTGAGAGGCGGAAGGGAAAATTCAAGGAAAGGAGAAAAATGAAATTTAAGAAAGAAGGTGGATTTCCCAACCTTTTCCAGTTCCCACATTGTAGATGCCAACTTTACTTGGCTGTGCGTTGGCAAGAGCCTTTACATGAGCATCAACCAGGTCAGTGACATCAATATAGTCCCTCACGCAAGTGCCATCAGGTGTCGCATAATCTATTCCTCTGACCTAGAAAAcatgaataaaggaattcactTCTACAATATAAAGACTAGGAGAGTATTTTTCCTTCACAACTCTAGGCGAGAAGGGTCAAGGGTGGAAGTGGAAGGAGATGAAGTACCTTCAGTCCAGAAATAATTCCTCGAGCTGCATCAAAACAAGCTCCAGATATTCGGCCCCACTCGTGTAGCTTAGGACGAGCAGCCTCTCCTAATCTTCCCTCAGGATCTGATCCTATATGTTAGTGATGGTGGGAACATATACTGCTTCCGATTAAGCAGCTGAACATAACAAACAATTTAAAGCTGAGGTATAAAAACCCAGGATTCAACTATACTGTAAGATCATGACTGCCATGTTTGAGTTCTTGGAAAAATCCAGTATGATATCTTCTGCCATCTTCTTGTCTTTTACCTACGGATTGATTGGAACCTGACCATGACAGAGAACAAAATTTTCATATCTACCACAGCTTTGATACAGGTATTAGTGTCTGTTGTATGGTTTGATGTATAAAACAATAAGCATATGATAATACACTTGTACAGATAACAGACTAAGATAATGAATTATTGGCACTGCCTGTTTATGTTTTTGTATATAATGGCCATGTGATTTTGGTGGACGGGTATGATTCTATATTAACATTTATAACGGTACAACTAGCTTCTCTCGATCATGTAACTGTTTTCTTCCCTATTGTAATGAAGATTAAAATGACGCGCACACACACAAACACTGAATAGATAGCTACACATCTAGATAGTGTTTGAATTTCATCATGAATGTCGATCTttatcaaacaaacaaataaaccaCAAGCTAATAGCAGATTTGAAATTGAAGCCAACGTCGTACAATTGATTTACGAATTTGGTAGATCTAAACTAAATAAATAATCCAAGAGGAGCTAGCTAAGGTGGTATTGGCCTTATTGGAGCCAAGAAGGAGGATCAAAGTCGCAATCGTTATCGCTGCAATTCCTAGAGCAGGTATCTTCCCAGTGTCTACCGATAGCTCCACAACAGTCACAAAGCATGAGATATTCATAATGTTCTTCCTTGTGGTCTGGATCATCCTCATTTTCACATGGACCGTCATCACAAATCCTACAAAGGGTTACATATCCCTCTGATTTGTCCGGGCAATTTATAGTTTCGTGGTCGCCATTCCCTTTACAGATCAAACAAAACACACGTTTTGGTTTTACTTCGTCGCTGCCTGTTTGCGGTTCcactgttaaaaaaaaaaaaaaaaaaaaaaaaaaaactgtgatTGTAATGACGAACTCCCAAAACCTTATATTCACAAAAGTAGGCTCACGGAAATTGCTGATAATCTTTCCCctaaaacaaaattacaaaaatcaAAAGCATACCAGGAGATTGAGGGCGCTCAAGGATCTTCTCCGGCTCTTCTGGTCCAGGATCTCCGGCTGTGTCTGTGTCAAAGAGAGAAAGTTGGGGAGTTAGGTTATCGCTTAGGGCTTGGAGCGTTAACATGAGATGAGAGAATACTAATTAAACACTCAAAAAACTAACCTTCTTTTCCTCGAAAGCAGCCGAAAAGACCAACAAAATTCCAGATCATCTTCCTCCGGAATCCTGATGTAAAAATCTTAATCAAACCGGAAATCACAGGGTGCACGAGGTTGTACATAAAGCTTCCAAATAGACGGTTTTCTGTGCCTGAAAGAGAGCAAGAGAGTATAGAAGTTGGGTTTGTAAATTGTGGGATTAGGTTTttagtatatatacatatgttatGCTCTTAAAAAATAAGGTTAAAGTAATTACTAATCAAATTAGGACAAGAAAAGAGACTCTACTTTCCTATTCCTATTCTGTGTTTTGAATTTTCTTACTTGCCCAGTAAcgaaaactcaaaaaaaaatttaatttcacATCTcatgagaaagagaaagaattttttttttttattttctgctaACCAAACACCAGAATGGGAAGTTACTATGTAGTTCACTGGATTTTTTAAAATGTATATGAATTTCATAGACCATGCTTACGGTTGTTTGAATGTACTTTTTGATTTAAGCTACCAAT harbors:
- the LOC133730083 gene encoding uncharacterized protein LOC133730083, translating into MYNLVHPVISGLIKIFTSGFRRKMIWNFVGLFGCFRGKEDTAGDPGPEEPEKILERPQSPVEPQTGSDEVKPKRVFCLICKGNGDHETINCPDKSEGYVTLCRICDDGPCENEDDPDHKEEHYEYLMLCDCCGAIGRHWEDTCSRNCSDNDCDFDPPSWLQ